One window of Agromyces rhizosphaerae genomic DNA carries:
- a CDS encoding aldo/keto reductase: protein MQQRRIGPFTVSSIGLGAMPSSMNEDKRYPSRDQAIATVHAALDAGVTFIDTADVYAPAWNEMGHNERIVRDALRWWDGDTSGVLVGTKGGITRGEGETWGRDGSYEYLRAAVQRSMEALDVEVIDFYQYHRPDRWMVYGDVMANLLRLQQEGLIRAIGISNASVEEIEIAQQVLGEGNLAAVQNQFSPKYPGSYGELRYCEAQGIAFLPWSPLGGTGGGGRGVGDRFGVFREIGDDHGVSPQQVVLAWELALSPVVVPIPGARRPESIADSAKAADLSLGDDEVARCSAAVGIVD from the coding sequence ATGCAGCAACGACGCATCGGACCTTTCACCGTCTCGTCGATCGGACTGGGGGCGATGCCCTCGTCGATGAACGAGGACAAGCGCTACCCCTCACGCGACCAGGCGATCGCCACGGTGCACGCCGCGCTCGACGCCGGCGTGACCTTCATCGACACCGCGGACGTCTACGCGCCCGCGTGGAACGAGATGGGGCACAACGAGCGGATCGTGCGCGATGCGCTGCGCTGGTGGGACGGCGATACGTCGGGCGTGCTCGTCGGCACCAAGGGCGGCATCACGCGCGGCGAGGGGGAGACCTGGGGTCGCGACGGCTCGTACGAGTACCTGCGGGCCGCCGTGCAGCGGTCGATGGAGGCGCTCGACGTCGAGGTCATCGACTTCTACCAGTACCACCGGCCCGACCGCTGGATGGTCTACGGCGACGTCATGGCCAACCTCCTCCGCCTGCAGCAGGAGGGCCTGATCCGCGCCATCGGCATCTCGAACGCGAGCGTCGAGGAGATCGAGATCGCGCAGCAGGTGCTCGGCGAGGGCAACCTCGCGGCCGTGCAGAACCAGTTCTCGCCCAAGTACCCGGGCAGCTACGGCGAGCTGCGCTACTGCGAGGCGCAGGGCATCGCGTTCCTGCCGTGGAGCCCGCTCGGCGGCACCGGCGGCGGGGGCCGGGGCGTCGGCGACCGGTTCGGCGTCTTCCGCGAGATCGGCGACGATCACGGTGTCAGCCCGCAGCAGGTCGTGCTCGCCTGGGAGCTCGCCCTCAGCCCCGTGGTGGTGCCGATCCCCGGCGCCCGTCGCCCGGAGTCGATCGCCGACTCGGCGAAGGCCGCCGACCTGAGCCTCGGCGACGACGAGGTCGCGCGGTGCTCGGCCGCGGTCGGCATCGTGGACTGA
- a CDS encoding DUF2804 domain-containing protein yields MATDVATLPELTRPVPLTLPNGRLNPAAVGWARQPLVDTSGIGAGRGRNKRWEYWNVATPTHILALTVSSIDYAAVHEVWVLERATGRTWGRATTSIPSRGAELPPSLGDGPARARAKGLAIDIDEVAAGTRLRARIDGASFDVVAALPEGHERLAVVVPWSSTRFQYTVKDVARPATGTVTLDGETVALPAGESWAVLDHGRGRWPYDVRWNWGAGSGVSDGRVVGIQVGGRWTEGTGSTENSVLVDGHLHKIHDELDWRYDLDRWSSPWRVTGGGLDATLTPFHDKVTRTNLGVVASATDQCFGHWSGTFRTADGEVIAFDGILGWAEEVHNRW; encoded by the coding sequence ATGGCGACCGACGTTGCGACCCTGCCCGAGCTCACCCGGCCCGTGCCGCTCACGCTCCCGAACGGGCGGCTGAACCCGGCCGCCGTGGGCTGGGCCCGCCAGCCACTGGTCGACACCTCGGGCATCGGCGCCGGCCGCGGCCGGAACAAGCGGTGGGAGTACTGGAACGTCGCGACGCCGACGCACATCCTCGCGCTCACCGTGTCGTCGATCGACTACGCCGCCGTGCACGAGGTCTGGGTGCTCGAGCGCGCGACCGGACGCACCTGGGGCAGGGCGACCACGAGCATCCCCTCACGCGGAGCGGAGCTGCCGCCGAGCCTCGGCGACGGCCCGGCTCGCGCGCGGGCGAAGGGCCTCGCGATCGACATCGACGAGGTCGCGGCCGGCACCCGCCTGCGCGCGCGCATCGACGGCGCGTCGTTCGACGTCGTCGCCGCGCTCCCCGAGGGGCACGAGCGCCTGGCCGTCGTGGTGCCGTGGAGCAGCACCCGCTTCCAGTACACGGTGAAGGACGTCGCCCGGCCGGCGACGGGCACCGTCACGCTCGACGGCGAGACCGTGGCGCTCCCGGCCGGCGAGTCCTGGGCGGTCCTCGACCACGGCCGCGGCCGCTGGCCCTACGACGTGCGCTGGAACTGGGGTGCGGGGTCGGGCGTCTCGGACGGCCGCGTCGTCGGCATCCAGGTCGGCGGGCGGTGGACCGAGGGCACCGGCTCGACCGAGAACTCGGTGCTGGTCGACGGCCACCTGCACAAGATCCACGACGAGCTCGACTGGCGCTACGACCTCGATCGGTGGAGCTCGCCCTGGCGCGTCACCGGCGGCGGGCTCGACGCGACCCTCACCCCGTTCCACGACAAGGTCACGCGCACGAACCTCGGCGTCGTCGCATCCGCCACCGACCAGTGCTTCGGGCACTGGTCCGGCACGTTCCGCACCGCGGACGGCGAGGTCATCGCCTTCGACGGGATCCTCGGCTGGGCCGAGGAGGTGCACAACCGCTGGTGA
- a CDS encoding glycosyltransferase, producing MSRVLVTTVGSRGDVQPYLALAKGLQGAGHDVTLATCERFGPFAAEHGVPFVALSDEILQLLDTDAGRDAIEESTGLFGMLKTNVKLAKAAGPINERLMHDVWAAAQAVQPEVMVYHPKALAAPHVAEKLGATPVLGVVVPATVATRDFPIVGLPAWRLGAWYNRLTYRLTALGYANYDTMVNRFRTETLGLPKRKGAALAATTHDGRPVPVVHGISEQLLPRPADWPEWASLTGYWFLDAPGEWTPSPELVEFLEAGDSPVYVGFGSMAGRNPERLTRAVVEALETAGLRGVIATGWGGMDAGGLPDTVLRIDEAPHDWIFPRVAAVVHHGGAGTTAAGLRAGRPTVVCPFIVDQFFWGCLVAEAGVGSTPVPQKQLTGERLAAALREVTTDAGIRERADAMGRRIRAEDGVAAAVAQIEGILADA from the coding sequence ATGAGCAGGGTGCTCGTGACGACGGTCGGCTCACGCGGCGACGTGCAGCCGTACCTGGCGCTGGCGAAGGGGCTGCAGGGGGCCGGGCACGACGTGACGCTCGCGACCTGCGAGCGGTTCGGCCCGTTCGCGGCCGAGCACGGCGTGCCGTTCGTCGCGCTGAGCGACGAGATCCTGCAGCTGCTCGACACCGACGCGGGGCGCGACGCGATCGAGGAGAGCACCGGGCTCTTCGGCATGCTGAAGACCAACGTCAAGCTCGCGAAGGCGGCCGGCCCGATCAACGAGCGCCTCATGCACGACGTGTGGGCGGCCGCGCAGGCCGTGCAGCCCGAGGTGATGGTGTACCACCCCAAGGCGCTCGCCGCACCGCACGTCGCCGAGAAGCTCGGCGCGACCCCCGTGCTCGGCGTCGTCGTGCCCGCGACCGTGGCGACCCGCGACTTCCCGATCGTCGGGCTGCCGGCGTGGAGGCTCGGCGCCTGGTACAACCGGCTCACGTACCGGCTCACGGCGCTCGGCTACGCCAACTACGACACGATGGTCAACCGCTTCCGCACCGAGACGCTCGGCCTGCCGAAGCGGAAGGGCGCGGCGCTCGCAGCGACCACGCACGACGGCCGGCCCGTTCCGGTCGTGCACGGCATCAGCGAGCAGCTGCTGCCCAGGCCCGCGGACTGGCCCGAGTGGGCGAGCCTCACCGGCTACTGGTTCCTCGACGCACCGGGGGAGTGGACGCCGTCGCCCGAGCTGGTCGAGTTCCTCGAGGCGGGGGACTCGCCCGTGTACGTCGGCTTCGGGAGCATGGCCGGGCGGAACCCCGAGCGGCTCACCCGTGCGGTCGTCGAGGCGCTCGAGACCGCCGGCCTGCGCGGCGTCATCGCGACGGGGTGGGGCGGCATGGACGCCGGGGGACTGCCCGACACCGTGCTGCGCATCGACGAGGCCCCGCACGACTGGATCTTCCCCAGGGTGGCCGCGGTCGTGCACCACGGCGGCGCCGGCACGACCGCGGCGGGCCTGCGGGCCGGGCGGCCGACCGTGGTCTGCCCGTTCATCGTCGACCAGTTCTTCTGGGGCTGTCTCGTCGCCGAGGCGGGCGTCGGCAGCACGCCGGTGCCGCAGAAGCAGCTCACGGGCGAGCGACTCGCGGCGGCGCTCCGCGAGGTCACGACCGACGCGGGCATCCGCGAGCGGGCGGACGCGATGGGGCGGCGCATCCGCGCCGAGGACGGCGTGGCCGCGGCGGTGGCGCAGATCGAGGGAATCCTCGCGGACGCGTGA
- a CDS encoding GbsR/MarR family transcriptional regulator, with product MDDDQARAYAEEVGLVLAQMGTTPSFGTLLGWLMICDPPQQTSAELGAATGLSKASVSTGMRVLQQSGLVRRVPTTGRGHAYEINEDAFALAVDPTAKMRDFLEVVQAGLDLIGDDESPRAARLARTRDFYEFMMERLPGLMDEFRATREGAGR from the coding sequence GTGGACGACGACCAGGCGCGCGCGTACGCCGAGGAGGTGGGCCTCGTGCTCGCACAGATGGGCACGACCCCGTCGTTCGGCACGCTGCTCGGCTGGCTGATGATCTGCGACCCGCCGCAGCAGACGAGTGCGGAGCTCGGCGCCGCGACCGGCCTCTCGAAGGCGTCGGTCTCGACCGGCATGCGCGTGCTGCAGCAGTCGGGACTCGTGCGACGCGTGCCGACCACGGGCCGCGGGCACGCCTACGAGATCAACGAGGACGCGTTCGCGCTCGCGGTCGACCCGACCGCGAAGATGCGCGACTTCCTCGAGGTGGTGCAGGCGGGGCTCGACCTGATCGGCGACGACGAGTCGCCGCGAGCGGCGCGGCTCGCGCGCACGCGGGACTTCTACGAATTCATGATGGAGCGGCTGCCGGGGCTGATGGACGAGTTCCGCGCGACCCGGGAGGGAGCAGGGCGATGA
- a CDS encoding LLM class F420-dependent oxidoreductase, producing the protein MNWSSRLGPIGVWAGVTAVGHAEAAEIEHLGYGALWQGGSPRADLRRAEEILDATESLQVATGVVNIWKADADELADAYHRIADRHPGRLLVGIGSGHREATPHREKPLEAMQRYLDVLDARGVPAEDRLVSALGPKMLAIAAERSAGTHPYLTVPSQTAEMRAALGPGVLIAPEQTVVLDEDVEQARAAAREFLHRYLQLANYANTMRRAGFGEDDLADGGSDDLVDRIVVHGSAETVAGGIRAHLDAGADHVCVQVVPTAEQLVPRLRALAAPLS; encoded by the coding sequence ATGAACTGGAGCAGCCGGCTGGGACCGATCGGGGTCTGGGCGGGGGTGACCGCGGTCGGGCACGCCGAAGCCGCCGAGATCGAGCACCTCGGGTACGGCGCGCTCTGGCAGGGCGGGTCGCCTCGCGCGGACCTGCGCAGGGCCGAGGAGATCCTCGACGCGACCGAGTCGCTGCAGGTCGCGACCGGGGTGGTCAACATCTGGAAGGCCGACGCGGACGAGCTCGCCGACGCCTACCACCGCATCGCCGACCGCCACCCGGGTCGGCTGCTCGTCGGCATCGGGTCGGGGCACCGCGAGGCGACCCCGCACCGCGAGAAGCCGCTCGAGGCCATGCAGCGCTACCTCGACGTGCTCGACGCGCGCGGCGTGCCGGCCGAGGACCGCCTTGTCTCGGCGCTCGGGCCGAAGATGCTCGCCATCGCGGCCGAGCGGAGCGCGGGGACGCACCCGTACCTGACCGTGCCGTCGCAGACCGCCGAGATGCGGGCCGCGCTCGGCCCCGGCGTGCTGATCGCGCCCGAGCAGACCGTGGTGCTCGACGAGGACGTCGAGCAGGCGCGGGCCGCCGCGCGGGAGTTCCTGCACCGCTACCTGCAGCTGGCGAACTACGCGAACACGATGCGGCGCGCGGGGTTCGGCGAGGACGACCTCGCCGACGGCGGGAGCGACGACCTGGTCGACCGGATCGTCGTGCACGGTTCCGCGGAGACGGTCGCCGGAGGCATCCGTGCCCATCTCGACGCCGGCGCAGACCACGTCTGCGTGCAGGTGGTGCCGACGGCCGAGCAGCTCGTGCCGCGCCTGCGGGCGCTCGCCGCACCGCTATCCTGA
- a CDS encoding cation:proton antiporter, producing the protein MIAVIVVLVAVMAWSALSRVLDRRGVTAALFLAATGLVVGLVSPLSDIQLDIDVAERVAEIALVLLLFSDATRLDLRALRHQLSWPTRLLLIGLPLTMLLGFGVGLIVFPGMALASVALLAVMLAPTDAALGQKVVTDDSVPPRVRQALDVESGLNDGLSVPVFLVALSIANAEIETGVAGAIAGSMAAQIGWGLFAGVLAGLLGGALIRFADERNWITRAWRQVLPLAAALLAFAVADELGGSGFIAAFVGGIVFGRVAGPMRSVVTLLTEEVGELAAAVTWLAFGALALVLALPLITWQVVLYAVLSLTVVRMIPVAIALAGGGIRAPTIAFIGWFGPRGLASLVFVLIAASKGVPEQEVVLTTVLVTVALSILLHGLTSVPLVARYHRWSAAMMAEHPSSAESVAADMPRARRQLPRH; encoded by the coding sequence ATGATCGCAGTGATCGTCGTGCTGGTCGCCGTCATGGCCTGGAGCGCCCTGTCGCGCGTGCTCGACCGGCGCGGCGTCACCGCGGCGCTGTTCCTCGCCGCCACCGGGCTCGTGGTCGGGCTCGTCAGCCCGCTCTCCGACATCCAGCTCGACATCGACGTCGCCGAGCGGGTCGCCGAGATCGCGCTCGTGCTGCTGCTGTTCAGCGACGCCACCCGGCTCGACCTGCGGGCGCTCCGCCACCAGCTCTCCTGGCCGACGCGCCTGCTGCTGATCGGCCTGCCGCTCACCATGCTCCTCGGGTTCGGCGTGGGCCTCATCGTATTCCCGGGCATGGCGCTCGCGTCGGTGGCGCTGCTCGCGGTCATGCTGGCGCCGACGGATGCCGCGCTGGGGCAGAAGGTCGTGACGGACGACTCGGTGCCGCCGCGCGTGCGCCAGGCCCTCGACGTCGAGAGCGGACTGAACGACGGCCTCTCGGTGCCGGTCTTCCTGGTCGCGCTGTCGATCGCGAACGCCGAGATCGAGACCGGGGTCGCGGGCGCGATCGCCGGCAGCATGGCGGCGCAGATCGGCTGGGGCCTGTTCGCGGGGGTGCTCGCGGGCCTGCTCGGGGGTGCGCTGATCCGGTTCGCCGACGAGCGCAACTGGATCACGCGGGCGTGGCGGCAGGTGCTGCCGCTCGCGGCGGCGCTGCTCGCGTTCGCCGTGGCCGACGAACTCGGCGGCAGCGGGTTCATCGCGGCCTTCGTCGGCGGCATCGTCTTCGGCCGCGTCGCCGGCCCGATGCGCTCGGTCGTGACGCTGTTGACCGAGGAGGTCGGCGAGCTGGCCGCGGCGGTCACCTGGCTCGCGTTCGGCGCGCTCGCCCTCGTGCTCGCGCTGCCGCTCATCACGTGGCAGGTGGTGCTGTACGCGGTGCTGAGCCTCACGGTGGTGCGCATGATCCCGGTGGCCATCGCGCTCGCCGGCGGGGGCATCCGTGCGCCCACCATCGCCTTCATCGGCTGGTTCGGGCCACGCGGGCTCGCCTCCCTCGTCTTCGTGCTCATCGCGGCGTCGAAGGGCGTGCCCGAGCAGGAGGTCGTGCTCACGACCGTGCTGGTCACGGTGGCGCTCAGCATCCTGCTGCACGGGCTGACCTCGGTGCCGCTCGTCGCGCGGTACCACCGCTGGTCGGCGGCCATGATGGCGGAGCATCCGAGCTCGGCGGAGTCGGTCGCGGCGGACATGCCGCGCGCCCGGCGGCAGCTGCCCCGGCACTGA
- a CDS encoding TIGR00266 family protein, producing MDVEITAGPAFAMGVVTLPAGGSVRVEAGAMAMTRGDIEIETSTRGGFMAGLKRTFGGESFFVNDFRSGTGGQVGVTATLPGDMAKVTLDGETALMVQSGSWSASDPDIDVDSKWGGGKTFFSGEGLILLRCSGAGDLLMASYGAIVPTELAAGETLTLDTGHVVAFDETVQYSVRKAGSWKSTLLGGEGLVTDFTGPGRVWLQTRSSVDLIGWIKQVNPQRSGSDR from the coding sequence ATGGACGTCGAGATCACTGCAGGGCCGGCATTCGCGATGGGCGTGGTCACGCTCCCGGCGGGAGGGTCGGTGCGCGTCGAGGCGGGCGCGATGGCCATGACCCGCGGCGACATCGAGATCGAGACGTCGACCCGCGGCGGGTTCATGGCGGGACTCAAGCGCACGTTCGGCGGCGAGAGCTTCTTCGTCAACGACTTCCGCTCCGGCACCGGCGGCCAGGTCGGCGTGACCGCGACGCTGCCCGGCGACATGGCGAAGGTGACGCTCGACGGCGAGACCGCGCTCATGGTGCAGTCGGGGTCGTGGAGCGCCTCGGACCCCGACATCGACGTCGACTCGAAGTGGGGCGGCGGGAAGACCTTCTTCAGCGGCGAGGGGCTCATCCTGCTGCGCTGCTCGGGCGCCGGCGACCTGCTGATGGCCTCCTACGGCGCGATCGTCCCGACCGAGCTCGCCGCGGGCGAGACGCTGACGCTCGACACCGGGCACGTCGTCGCGTTCGACGAGACGGTGCAGTACTCGGTGCGCAAGGCCGGCAGCTGGAAGTCGACCCTGCTCGGCGGCGAGGGCCTGGTCACCGACTTCACGGGCCCGGGCCGGGTGTGGCTGCAGACGCGCTCGAGCGTCGACCTGATCGGCTGGATCAAGCAGGTCAACCCGCAGCGCTCGGGGTCGGACCGGTAG
- a CDS encoding DUF389 domain-containing protein, with protein MEVDDKADWVNPSANDRLRDQFRSIAGALSNTVALRGLACVVAGLVVLLLPELTTTVATTIAIALLGVSGLADLVYAIFGARWFARRVNRWLAAPRGLAALGLTTLMILIAVAGGGEITLPLIIVILGVYVGIRGLVAMIGALVKRRERNPLPRLAGGAIAVVGGVLAFMVPASLTTTVIITAAALSLVVGFVLISWSLRRAARGEGLDPSTATIPDILWDWIEGSDIGRKTRAEQASGLYFERPQRLTKLGTWWVMLVLSVAIATFAVLQDSTAVVIGAMLVAPLMTPILGLAGALVNGWSRRALQSATLVTSGAIVSIVLAYGIAAWAPVAVSFSTNSQIVSRVSPNTVDMMIAIAAGAAGAFATVNSRVAAGIAGVAIAVALVPPLAVVGVSLNGGRFDDAGGATLLFLTNFVAIVLAAAAVFVITGFARPFALRNRPGQILQTVAPFVILAGIIMLPLMLTSEGLLQTQTRERDVQSTVEGWLGDDSGYAVTDVSVTGSTVQVTITGSGDTPDAQDLTDSLQDDFANPVGLELTVVPVEITVVPAPGG; from the coding sequence GTGGAGGTCGACGACAAGGCCGACTGGGTCAATCCGAGCGCGAACGACCGGCTCCGCGACCAGTTCCGGTCGATCGCCGGGGCGCTCTCGAACACGGTTGCCCTCCGCGGGCTCGCGTGCGTCGTCGCCGGCCTGGTCGTGTTGCTGCTCCCCGAGCTGACGACCACGGTCGCGACGACCATCGCCATCGCGCTGCTCGGCGTCAGCGGCCTCGCCGACCTGGTGTATGCGATCTTCGGCGCCCGATGGTTCGCGCGGCGCGTCAATCGCTGGCTCGCCGCGCCGCGCGGACTCGCGGCGCTGGGGCTCACCACGCTGATGATCCTGATCGCCGTCGCGGGCGGGGGCGAGATCACGTTGCCGCTGATCATCGTGATCCTCGGCGTCTACGTCGGCATCCGCGGGCTGGTGGCCATGATCGGGGCGCTGGTGAAGCGACGCGAGCGCAATCCGCTGCCTCGGCTCGCGGGCGGCGCGATCGCGGTCGTCGGCGGCGTGCTCGCCTTCATGGTGCCCGCGTCGCTCACGACGACCGTCATCATCACCGCGGCCGCGCTCTCGCTCGTCGTCGGCTTCGTGCTCATCTCGTGGAGCCTGCGCCGAGCGGCGCGCGGGGAGGGGCTGGATCCGTCGACGGCGACCATCCCCGACATCCTCTGGGACTGGATCGAGGGGTCGGACATCGGCCGCAAGACCCGAGCGGAACAGGCGTCCGGCCTCTACTTCGAGCGCCCGCAGCGACTCACGAAGCTCGGCACATGGTGGGTCATGCTCGTGCTGTCGGTCGCGATCGCGACGTTTGCGGTGCTGCAGGACTCGACGGCCGTTGTCATCGGCGCCATGCTCGTCGCACCGCTGATGACGCCGATCCTCGGGCTCGCGGGCGCCCTGGTGAACGGCTGGTCCCGCCGCGCGCTGCAATCCGCGACGCTGGTGACCTCCGGCGCGATCGTCTCGATCGTGCTCGCGTACGGCATCGCCGCATGGGCTCCCGTGGCGGTCTCGTTCTCGACGAACTCGCAGATCGTCTCGCGCGTCTCGCCCAACACGGTCGACATGATGATCGCGATCGCGGCGGGCGCCGCGGGAGCGTTCGCGACGGTCAACTCGCGAGTGGCCGCGGGCATCGCGGGCGTGGCGATCGCGGTCGCGCTCGTGCCGCCGCTCGCCGTCGTCGGCGTGAGCCTCAACGGCGGTCGATTCGACGACGCCGGCGGTGCGACGCTGCTGTTCCTCACCAACTTCGTCGCGATCGTGCTGGCGGCTGCGGCGGTCTTCGTGATCACGGGCTTCGCGCGTCCGTTCGCGCTGCGCAACAGGCCGGGCCAGATCCTCCAGACCGTCGCACCGTTCGTGATCCTCGCCGGCATCATCATGCTGCCGCTGATGCTCACGTCCGAGGGCCTGTTGCAGACGCAGACCCGAGAGCGCGACGTGCAGTCCACCGTCGAGGGGTGGCTCGGCGACGACAGCGGCTACGCGGTGACGGACGTCTCGGTCACGGGCTCGACCGTGCAGGTCACGATCACCGGCTCCGGCGACACCCCGGACGCCCAGGACCTGACCGACTCACTGCAGGACGACTTCGCGAACCCGGTGGGCCTCGAGCTCACCGTGGTGCCGGTCGAGATCACCGTCGTCCCGGCCCCGGGCGGCTGA
- a CDS encoding LacI family DNA-binding transcriptional regulator: MTDENPSPRAANIFDVARLAGVSHQTVSRVINDLPNVRPATRARVEKAIAQLRYSPSPAARALVTRRTRTIGLVTPGISDFGPTSIALNFNFAARAARYHVESVSVPPDDPKGTRGMVESLLRQRVDAIVLVVVDQEVLESVRGLEVGIPVVAAASAPRPSPLIVSMDQYRGARAAVRHLAELGHTRIVHAAGPGTAPDASERVRGWRDELTEHRLDPSELHRGDWSPASGYRIGMELDIERGAAVFAGNDQMAIGLLSALRERGLSVPGDVSVVGFDDIPEAGYLYPPLTTVRQDFAALGELMMQKVLVAVEQPDTVTEDTPLPTHLIVRGSTGAAAG, encoded by the coding sequence ATGACCGACGAGAACCCCTCCCCGCGCGCCGCGAACATCTTCGACGTCGCGCGCCTCGCCGGCGTCTCCCACCAGACCGTGTCGCGAGTGATCAACGACCTCCCCAACGTGCGACCCGCGACGCGGGCACGGGTGGAGAAGGCCATCGCCCAGCTCCGCTACAGCCCCTCGCCCGCCGCGCGAGCACTGGTCACCCGCCGCACCCGCACGATCGGCCTCGTCACGCCGGGCATCTCCGACTTCGGGCCGACGTCGATCGCGCTCAACTTCAACTTCGCCGCCCGTGCGGCCCGGTACCACGTCGAGTCGGTGAGCGTGCCGCCCGACGACCCGAAGGGCACACGGGGCATGGTCGAGAGCCTGCTGCGCCAGCGGGTCGACGCGATCGTGCTCGTGGTCGTCGACCAGGAGGTGCTCGAGTCGGTGCGCGGGCTCGAGGTCGGCATCCCCGTGGTGGCGGCGGCGTCGGCACCGCGTCCGAGCCCGTTGATCGTCTCGATGGACCAGTACCGCGGTGCACGCGCCGCGGTGCGGCACCTCGCGGAGCTCGGCCACACGCGGATCGTGCACGCCGCGGGCCCCGGCACCGCGCCCGACGCCAGCGAGCGGGTCCGCGGCTGGCGAGATGAGCTGACCGAGCATCGCCTCGATCCGTCCGAACTCCACCGGGGCGACTGGTCTCCGGCGAGCGGGTACCGGATCGGCATGGAGCTCGACATCGAGCGCGGCGCGGCGGTGTTCGCCGGCAACGACCAGATGGCGATCGGCCTGCTGTCCGCGCTGCGCGAGCGCGGGCTCTCGGTTCCCGGCGACGTCAGCGTCGTCGGCTTCGACGACATCCCCGAGGCCGGGTACCTGTACCCGCCGCTGACGACGGTGCGGCAGGACTTCGCCGCGCTCGGCGAGTTGATGATGCAGAAGGTGCTCGTGGCGGTCGAACAGCCCGACACGGTCACCGAGGACACGCCGTTGCCCACGCACCTGATCGTGCGGGGCTCGACGGGCGCCGCCGCGGGCTGA